The Halomonas sp. 7T genome contains a region encoding:
- the cydD gene encoding thiol reductant ABC exporter subunit CydD gives MPDQNETRHIAPRYWLKILAQRERYRLAGAAVCGVLAGIQTVALVVGLAWFIDQLVIHHRSLTELLPLFGGLALAVVLRALFLWGQEALSAEASLRIRQFARAELLAKIAKLGPVWLTQRQSGALATQAVEHIDALDGYFARFYPQLRIVVALPLLIACVVGWLDYLVAIFLLLSAPLIPLFMALVGMGAERLNRDQFAAVSRLSAHFIDRVRGMTTLQLFGHTRSAQQAVWYATDEYRRLSMRTLRLAFLSSAVLEFFASVAIAVVAMYVGFGLLGYIDYGPSPSLTLFSGLAVLLLAPEFFQPLRTLSQHYHDRAAALGAAESIVAIFNEPPLVPHHISAPQAQCVECELACVSVGYAEREPSLQGVNMRVVGGDVVAITGASGSGKSSLLAVLAGFMVPVSGEYRRRSSKVAWLDQNPCIIQGSMADNLRLANPEVSESAMVAALHRAGLTALLEALPAGLESMIGERGVGLSGGQAQRLALARVYLSTASLIVLDEPTANLDASTEEVVVQALLEWAREGRTLVIATHHPAIVNVANRYFICEAGKLDEVVA, from the coding sequence ATGCCTGATCAAAATGAAACGCGACATATTGCGCCCCGCTACTGGCTGAAAATACTCGCTCAACGAGAGCGCTACCGGCTAGCGGGGGCAGCAGTTTGCGGTGTCCTAGCCGGTATTCAAACCGTGGCGCTGGTAGTGGGGTTAGCCTGGTTTATTGATCAGCTAGTGATTCATCACCGTTCACTTACGGAGCTTTTGCCGCTATTTGGCGGGTTAGCCCTAGCGGTAGTGCTTCGCGCTCTTTTCCTGTGGGGGCAAGAAGCCTTAAGTGCTGAGGCCAGCCTTCGAATTCGTCAGTTTGCTAGAGCCGAACTGTTAGCGAAGATCGCGAAACTGGGGCCTGTTTGGTTAACGCAGCGGCAAAGTGGCGCGCTAGCTACTCAGGCTGTGGAGCATATTGATGCGTTAGATGGCTACTTCGCTCGCTTTTACCCTCAGCTGCGTATTGTGGTTGCCTTGCCGCTGCTAATAGCCTGCGTTGTGGGGTGGCTCGATTATTTAGTCGCTATTTTTCTGCTCCTTTCGGCGCCGCTTATCCCATTATTTATGGCTTTGGTAGGCATGGGGGCTGAGCGTTTGAATCGAGATCAGTTTGCGGCAGTTTCACGCTTATCCGCTCATTTTATTGATCGTGTGCGCGGCATGACGACGTTGCAGCTTTTTGGTCACACTCGCTCTGCTCAGCAAGCGGTGTGGTATGCCACCGATGAGTATCGCCGTTTAAGTATGCGCACTTTGCGACTGGCGTTTTTATCTTCTGCGGTGCTTGAGTTCTTTGCGTCTGTCGCGATTGCGGTCGTTGCTATGTATGTAGGCTTTGGTCTACTGGGTTATATCGATTACGGCCCTTCGCCATCGCTTACACTATTCAGTGGTTTAGCCGTGCTGCTCTTGGCGCCTGAATTCTTTCAACCTCTACGCACGCTTTCCCAGCACTATCATGATCGTGCGGCAGCATTAGGGGCGGCAGAAAGCATCGTTGCAATTTTTAATGAGCCACCATTGGTTCCTCATCATATATCGGCACCTCAGGCGCAATGCGTGGAGTGCGAGTTAGCCTGTGTGAGTGTGGGGTATGCCGAGCGGGAACCTTCTCTTCAAGGTGTAAATATGAGGGTTGTTGGCGGTGATGTTGTGGCCATCACGGGAGCGTCGGGAAGCGGTAAGTCGTCTTTGTTAGCGGTTTTGGCAGGATTTATGGTGCCAGTCAGTGGGGAGTATCGGCGCCGGTCATCAAAAGTGGCGTGGCTTGACCAAAACCCCTGCATTATTCAAGGCAGTATGGCGGACAACCTCCGATTAGCTAATCCAGAAGTGAGTGAGTCAGCGATGGTGGCGGCATTGCACAGGGCAGGATTGACTGCATTACTCGAGGCATTACCCGCCGGGCTCGAAAGCATGATTGGTGAGCGGGGGGTTGGCCTTTCGGGTGGGCAGGCTCAACGGCTTGCCCTTGCTCGTGTTTATTTAAGTACAGCGTCGTTAATAGTATTGGATGAGCCAACGGCAAATTTGGACGCATCGACGGAAGAGGTCGTTGTTCAAGCGCTGCTTGAATGGGCCAGAGAGGGGAGAACGCTGGTGATTGCAACTCATCATCCTGCCATCGTGAACGTGGCTAATCGTTACTTCATATGTGAAGCAGGTAAGCTCGATGAGGTGGTCGCATGA
- the cydC gene encoding thiol reductant ABC exporter subunit CydC gives MRPIYREFKPWLALLLRRRQRFLLGALLVWITLLAGLSLLGLSGWFIACCALAGIALAAGLPSSLDIYVPGGGIRFFALLRTVARYVERLYNHNTVLTLLADLRFRVFGYLTHLDDASLRRRRASDWLSRLTADIDTLDNFYLRLLIPPLVALLCLLAVSAFIAIWLPGVALVVAVSLGLLWLIITLGYAWFGFSNSYQQVSDQRELRHLVLDQVQASAELMSYGTSAWHQQKISRHEAYAAANHRRLALKSALGNALVSLVTGMLLLAVLWLASIALVEGRVNGPIMVMVVLIILGINEAFNLLPAAFIKLGASYAAVQRLNMLSANTVSPSSVVFPTEHQAHSLCVKDVSYCYPSMLEPALREVSLELPTAKRAVITGISGAGKSTLAQLLMGRVSPSTGNVSFAGVAPSELTEDSRAARFAMLSQQVDLFDGSLADNLRIANPNASDEQLWNALDQVALSDWAQRQPRRLATPVGEKGQQLSGGQARRVALARLFLRSPSVVLLDEPFAGVDAETARHIAGALDQWLRQKTVIYFIHQIDDAALLPGVEYYWRLDEGQLITDTSINSSVT, from the coding sequence ATGAGGCCTATCTACCGTGAGTTCAAGCCTTGGCTGGCTCTCTTGTTGCGTCGCCGTCAACGCTTTTTGCTTGGCGCTCTGCTGGTCTGGATCACTCTGCTGGCGGGCCTTTCTCTTCTCGGTTTATCGGGGTGGTTTATCGCTTGCTGCGCCCTAGCGGGCATCGCATTAGCCGCAGGGCTGCCTTCTTCTTTAGATATTTATGTGCCCGGTGGCGGCATTCGTTTTTTTGCCTTGTTACGGACGGTTGCGCGTTACGTAGAGCGTCTTTATAACCACAATACGGTATTAACGCTGCTGGCGGATCTACGTTTTCGGGTGTTCGGATATTTGACGCACCTTGACGATGCCAGTTTACGTCGCCGTCGCGCTAGCGACTGGTTGAGCCGCTTAACGGCAGATATCGATACTCTGGATAATTTCTATCTTCGCCTCCTGATTCCGCCCCTTGTTGCGCTATTGTGCTTACTCGCCGTGTCAGCTTTTATCGCTATTTGGTTGCCGGGCGTTGCGCTGGTGGTTGCTGTCTCATTAGGTCTGCTATGGCTGATTATTACGTTGGGCTATGCCTGGTTTGGATTTTCCAACAGTTACCAGCAGGTAAGCGATCAAAGAGAGCTACGCCACTTGGTACTTGATCAAGTTCAAGCGTCTGCAGAGCTGATGAGTTACGGCACGAGTGCTTGGCATCAGCAGAAAATTTCCCGTCATGAAGCGTATGCTGCCGCTAACCACCGACGCTTAGCGCTTAAATCAGCGTTAGGTAATGCATTGGTCTCCCTTGTGACCGGCATGCTGTTATTGGCCGTATTGTGGCTTGCCAGCATTGCTTTGGTTGAAGGGCGTGTCAACGGACCAATTATGGTAATGGTTGTATTGATCATTTTGGGTATCAATGAAGCGTTTAACTTGTTGCCTGCTGCTTTTATTAAGCTAGGGGCAAGCTATGCGGCGGTTCAGCGGCTTAATATGTTATCGGCGAATACAGTTAGCCCGTCATCAGTCGTCTTTCCTACCGAGCACCAAGCCCATTCACTGTGCGTTAAAGACGTCTCGTATTGCTATCCCAGCATGCTTGAGCCTGCTTTGAGAGAGGTTTCATTGGAGCTTCCTACAGCGAAGCGAGCAGTGATCACAGGCATTTCTGGCGCTGGTAAATCAACACTTGCACAGCTGCTAATGGGGCGTGTATCGCCCTCTACGGGGAATGTCAGCTTTGCAGGCGTTGCTCCCTCTGAGCTGACAGAAGATAGCCGTGCAGCCCGTTTCGCCATGCTGTCTCAGCAGGTGGATCTTTTCGATGGCTCACTGGCAGACAATTTACGTATTGCTAATCCCAACGCAAGTGATGAGCAGCTATGGAATGCGTTGGATCAAGTAGCGTTAAGCGACTGGGCACAGCGCCAACCACGGAGGCTGGCAACTCCGGTAGGTGAAAAAGGGCAGCAGCTTTCCGGTGGACAAGCACGACGGGTGGCCTTGGCGCGCTTGTTTTTGCGTAGTCCAAGCGTCGTGTTGCTGGATGAACCTTTTGCTGGTGTGGATGCAGAAACGGCACGGCACATAGCGGGTGCTTTAGATCAGTGGCTTCGCCAAAAAACAGTGATTTATTTTATTCATCAAATAGACGATGCAGCGTTATTACCAGGAGTTG